The sequence AAATTTTTAAACAAAAGTTTATGATGGAGGATATATGATCTATTTTGATAATGCTGCTACTACTTTATATAAACCAGAAGAAGTAGTAAAAGCTATGATTAGTGCAATGACTTTTATGGGAAATGTAGGACGAGGTAATACCTCTGCTTCAATAGCTGCTAGTCATACTGTTTTTAAAACTAGAGAAAATCTTGCTAAATTTTTTAATATAAAAGATTCTAGTAGAATAGCTTTTACTTCTAATTCTACTGAAGCTTTAAATATAGCTATAAAAGGCACATTAAAAAATGGAGATAATGTAATTACAACTATGTTAGAGCATAACTCTGTACTCCGTCCTCTATATGAAATGGAAGAAAAAGGAGTGGAGCTCTCTTTTGTAAAAGCTGATAAACTAGGAAATATATCCTATGAAGAGATGGAGAGCCTTATAAAAAATAATACTAAGGCTATAATTTGTACACATGGTTCTAACCTCACTGGAAATCTTATAGATATTAAAAAAGTAGGAGAGATTTGTAAAAAATATAATTTACTATTTATAGTTGACGCCTCTCAAACAGCTGGAGTATTTCCTGTTGATGTAGAGGATATGAATATAGATGTACTTTGTTTTACTGGGCATAAAAGTTTACTTGGACCTCAAGGAACAGGAGGGATATTTGTAAGAGAGAGTGTTGAGATTAAGCCATTAAAATCTGGTGGTACTGGTATTCTCACTTATAGTAAAAGTCAACCTCAAATTATGCCAACTTATCTTGAAGCTGGAACTTTAAATGGACATGGTATAGCTGGACTCAATGCTGGAATAGAATTTATAAATAAGATAGGTATGAATAAAATCAGGGAGAAAGAGGACTCCCTTATGTGGAGATTTTATAATGGAGTAAAAAATCTTCCTCATATAAAAATATATGGAGATTTCTCTAAAAAAGAGAGGTGTCCTATTGTAACTCTTAATATTGGAGAGTATGATTCTGGAGATATAGCTGAAGAGTTACTTAACTTTGGTATCTCTACTAGAGCAGGAGGGCACTGTGCACCTCTTATGCATGAAGCTCTAGGTACTGTTGAACAAGGGGCAGTAAGATTTAGCTTTGGATATTTCAATACTGAAGAGGAAGTTGACGAAGTGATTAAAATTATAAAAAATATTATTTCAAATATTTAAAAGAAAGGAGTTAATATGAAATCTAATTCATTTATTAGATTACTTTTTTCTGCCCAAGGAAAAAAATACATTTTGCGTTGATTGGAATTTTCTTTTTCATAATATGAATACTCGTCGCATATATGCCTATATTGAAAAAGAAAATATTCCTTCTCAAAAATTATGTAAAAAATTAAATATGAAAAAAAAAGAAATTTCAAAAAATTTATTTCTTTTGCCAAAGATGATAGTGGTACTCCTTACTATGAAAATATATATCAATATCCTATTCTAAGAAAGAATAGCTAAATTGTAAGAATATTTAAAAATAAAATTAACTCAAGAATATATTTACATATAATTTTTATGTTATTCTTGAGTTTTTATATTACTTAATAAATTTTATAACTATTTTATAATTTCTCTCGTCTAACATTAATGTTAATAAAAATATATTAAATTTTTTATATAAAGGAGGCAACTATGGAAAACTTAAAAGAAAAAATTGAAATTACAAGAGGAAATATTCTCAAACTAGAAAAGGAGATACAGAAAAAAATTGTAGGACAAGATGATATGGTAAGAAAAATCTTAATAGGAATACTTACTGGAAACCATATCTTATTGGAAGGATTACCTGGACTTGCAAAATCTTTAACTGTAAATACTTTAGCTCAAACTCTTGGATTAAAATTTTCAAGAATACAGTTTACTCCTGATTTATTACCTAGTGATATTATAGGTACTGAGATTTATAATGAAAAGACAGGGGAGTTTTATACTAAAAAAGGTCCAATATTTGCAAATATAATCTTAGCAGATGAAATAAATAGAGCTCCAGCTAAAGTTCAATCTGCACTATTAGAAGCTATGCAAGAAAAACAGATTACAATAGCTAATGAAACTTTTAAACTAGATAAACCCTTTATAGTATTAGCTACTCAAAACCCAATAGAGCAAGATGGAACTTATCCATTACCTGAAGCTCAACAAGATAGATTTCTTATGAAAGTAAAAATAGAGTATCCTACTAAGGAAGAGGAAAAAAATATTTTAAAACTTTTAACATCTACAACTGATTTTGATTCTATTGAGATAGAGGAAGTCTTAAATAAAGATAAGATAGAAGAATTAAAGCAACTTATAAAAGAGATACACATTGATGAAAAACTTATGGATTATATCTTGGATATCATATTTAAAACTAGAGAAAGTAATCAATATATAAGTTGTGGAGCTTCTCCAAGAGCTTCTATTGCCCTTGTTGTTTCTGCTAAAGCCAATGCTTTTTTAGAGGGAAGAGATTTTGTCATACCTCAAGATATTAAAAAAGTTATCTTTGATGTATTACGTCATAGAATTATCTTAACTTATGAAGCAGAAGCAGAGGGAAAAGATGTAGAAAATATAATTACTGATATAATGGAAGGGGTAGAACTTCCATAGGAGGTAACAATGAACAAAGAAGAGATACTTAAAAAGATAAAAAAAATAGAGATAGCCTCTTCTCTCCTTGCTAATGAAATTTTTTCTGGAAATTATCGTTCTTATTTTAAGGGAAATGGAATGGAATTTTCTGATATAAGAAGGTATGCTCCTGGAGATGATGTAAAAAAAATAGATTGGAAAGTAAGTGCTAGACAGAGAAAAACATATATTAAAGAGTTTACAGAGGAAAGAGAGATGAGCATATATCTTTTAATTGATATTTCTTCATCTAATAACTTTCCTGCTAAGCAAGATTTAATCTCTCAATTAGTTGGAAGTTTAGCTTTCAGTGCTATAAAAAACAATGATAAAGTAGGGGCTATATTTTTTAGTGATGATATAGAAAAGGTAATACCTCTGAAAAAAGGAAAAAAACAGGGACTTATTATCCTTGATAATTTTCTATCTATCACACCTAAAGGAAAAGGAACTGATATCTCAAAAGTACTTTACTCATTTAATAAAATCTCTAAGCAAAGAGCTATTGTATTTTTAATAAGTGACTTTATAGATGAAAATTATGAGAAAGCTATAAAATTGGTAAGTCAAAAACATGATTTGATACCATTGAGAATAGCTGATAGAAAATTTGAAACTCTACCTAAAGGTGCTATTTTTACAATGAGTGATGCTGAAACAGGTGAGGAGATAGTTATAGAGAATTTTGATAGTAATTATCATATTGAAGAGGAGTTACCTAAAAATATTTTAACTCTCTACACTGATGAGAATTATGTAATAAAGTTGGCTAATTACTTTAAAAGAAGGAGGAGAGTATGAAAAAAATAATGACATTTCTTTTAATCTCATCACTCCTTTTAGCTAAGGATATAAATGTTGGAGATTTAGTAAAGGTAAAGATAACAGGAATTGAAAAAGAAAAAATAGTTGAGGGATTTAAAAAATCTAATTTAGAATTAGAAAATATAGAGAAATCTGAAAATGGATATATTCTCTCTATAAGAGGGTATAAAGTAGGAGAGAATAGCTTAGTATTAGGAGATAAAAAGTTGACTCTCAATATTAAATCTGTATTAGAGGAAAACGATAAGGAAATCTATCCACATTTAAGTGATAACAGTGATACTATTCTTTATAAAGAAAAATTTCCCTATACCTTTATAGTAGGAATCATTTTAGGAGTTGTATCTCTACTCTATCTAGTTAAAGGAATAAAATTTAAAAAGAAAGAGAAATATATCTCTCCAGAAGAGAGATTTGAAAAGAAAGTTGCTAGTATCAACAATGAAACTTGGGACTTTGATTTAAGTATGGCAATTAGAGAGTATATTGACAGTAGATATCAAACTCACTTTATAAATGGTAATTATGAAATTGTAGGTATGATAGATAGTGAAGATATAAAATTTATAAACAATCTTGATAGATATAAATTTTCTAAGGATAGTAGAGATTTAAAAGAGGAAACTTTAAAAAGAGTTAGAGAAATTTTTGAAAAAGTAAGGGGGGATAAAAATGTTTAAATTTGCCTCTCCATATTTTTTACTTCTTATTCCTATTATTATATATCTATTTTTTAGAAAACAAAAGGTAAAGGGAATAAAAATTCCAGGTATAAAACCTCTTAAAGAGTTTAGATTGAGGAGTAAAAAATATCTAATTGGAAAAATACTTATTCTATTTTCTTTAATACTTATGTGTATTGCTTTGGCTCGTCCACAAATCATATCTGAAAATAAAATTATAAAAAAAGAGGGAATAGATATAGTAGTAGCTTTAGATTTATCTCAATCTATGTTGCAAAGAGATTTTAAACCCAACAGATTGGAAACAGCTAAAAAACTTTTAGAAGAGTTTATAGATAAAAGAGTCAATGATAGAATATCACTTGTTGTATTTGGTGGAGATGCCTATACAAAAGTTCCTCTCACATTTGACCACAATGTAGTAAAAGATATTACCTCTAAACTGACAACAGATGATATCACTAGTAACAATAGAACAGCTATTGGTATGGGGCTTGGAGTTTCTTTAAATAGATTAAAGGACTCTGAAGCAAAATCTAAAGTTATAATACTTATGACAGATGGAGAGAATAACTCTGGAGAGATGAGCCCTATGGGAGCTAGTGAGATTGCAAAAGAGTTAGGAATAAAAATCTACACTATTGGTATTGGAGCTAGAGAGATACAGATACGTGTACCCTTTGGACATACTACTGTTAAAAACACTGAGCTTGATGAAAATCTTTTGAAAAATATTGCCTCTACAACAGGAGGAGAGTATTTTAGAGCTGGAAGTGAAAAGGAGTTTCAAGAGATTTTTAACAAAATAGACAGTTTAGAAAAAACTAAGATAGATGGAAGAAGCTATTATGAAAAAGATGAGTTATATGAAAATATTTTAAAAATTGCTCTTCTACTTCTAGTAATAGGTGCTTTTTTTGAATATAAGAAATATATCAAAATACCATAAGAAGAGGTGAAACAATGGAATTTGGAAATCTACAAAACTCTATATATCTTATCTTTCCTCTTATTCTCCTCTTAATTATGATTTTGGGTATGAGAAAAAGAAAAGATATATTAAATGTTTTAAAATTAAGAAATAAAAGACGTATAAGTATAATAAAAATTTTATTGCTGACATTAGGAAGTGTATTAGTTGTAATCTCTCTATTATCTCCCCAAAAAGAGATAGAAGATGAGGAGATAGAAGTAAAGGGTATGAATATCTATGTTCTTATAGATACATCTCGTTCTATGCTTACAGAAGATGTCTATCCCAATAGATTAGAAGCTGGGAAGAGAGTCCTTACCAATCTTATTCAATCTCTAAAAGGAGATAGAATAGGATTTATTCCTTTCTCTGATAGTGCATATATACAGATGCCTCTTACTGATGATTATAATATTACTCAAAACTACATAAATACCATAGATACTACTCTGATATCTGGTGGTGGAACAGAATTATACCAAGCTTTAGAGTTGGCAGAAAAATCCTTTAAAGAGATAGGTAGTGAAAATAAAGCAGTTATAGTTATCTCTGATGGAGGAGATTTTGATAAGAAATCCCTTGATTTTGTAAAAGAGAATAAGATAGATGTTTATTCTATTGGTGTTGGTACTAAGGAGGGAAATGTTATTCCAGAGTATCTTAATGGAGTAAAGAGAGGATTTATTAAAGATGAGAGTGGTTCTGCTGTTATCAGTAAGCTTAACTCTGATTTTTTACAAAAAATATCTAATGAAAATAATGGTAAATACTATGAAGTAAATAACTTAGTTGATACCTCTAAAAATTTTGTAAATGATACTATAAATTTAGAAAGAAAAAGTCAAAGAAATGAAAAAACTAAAAACTATGAAAAATATTTTCAATATCCTCTAGCTCTAGGTATATTATTTATATTAATTGGGTATCTATTAAAAGAGGTGATAAAAGATGAGGAATAAAATAGTTGCTACAATATTTCTAGTTGCCTCTATAATATTAGTTATAAAATCTCTTAATCCCTTAAAAATCTATAACTTTGTAGAAAAGGGAAATAGTTTTATCAAAGAGGAAAAATACTCTAATGGAAGAGAGGAGTATGAAAAAGCTCTTAAACTAAGAGAAAATAATCAAGTAAAATTAAATATTTTAAAATCTTTCTACAGTGAAAAAAACTACGAGGAAGTTACTAAATCAGATGTGGAAGAGGGATTTTTAAAAGGAAACTCCTATGTTTATTTAAGGGATAACTCACAAGATAAAAATAAAGAGTTTTATGAGAAAGCCTTAGAAGAGTATAAATTAGCTATGAAAACTTCTGATGATATAAATATTAAGAAAAACTATGAGCTTACTTTAAAAAAGTTTGAAGATATGAGTAAGCAACAAAACCAAGATAATCAACAAAATCAAGAGGATAAACAAGAGAAACAGAATAAAGAAAATCAAAATAATAATAATCAAAATCAACAAAATAACTCTCAAAAAAATTCTGAGCAAAATCAAAATAGTAAAGATAATAACAACTCTCAAAATCAAGAAGATAAAAGTTCTCAAAGTAATGAAGAAAATCAATCTTCTAATAATAAAGAGCAAGAGAAAAAAGAAAATAGTTCTCAAGAAAAACAGAATAATGAGAAGGAACAAGAATCTAATTCTCAACAAAATGGGCAAAATAATAAACAAAATGAGGGCAATACTCAAGAGAATGAAAATCAAAATGAGTCCTCAGATAAAAAAGAGAACAACCAAAACTCCAATACTGCTCCTCAAAATATGAAAGAACTAAGCCAAGAGGAGATAAGAGAGCAAGAAGTGAGAGCTATTCTAAAAAGATTAGAGGGAAATGAAAAACAATCTTTTAAAAATAATGAGAGAGTTATGGATATCAATAGCAATAATCCATCAAACAGATGGTAAAGGAGATAAAAAGATGAAAAAAATAGTTGCTACTCTTTTTCTTATGACATCTTTTCTATCTTTAGCTGATATAATATTGGATTCTTCTAATACTAAACCAGCTATTAATGAACCATTTAATATACAGGTAAAATTTATAAATGAAGATAAAAAAGATTATAAGATAGAGGGAATTGAAAATCTACAAATTCTATCAAAGGGAACACAAAGTAAATATTCCTATATCAATGGGGATAAAACTAGTGAAAAAATTGATAGTTATACAGTAATGGCTAATGAAATTAAAACTTTCCCTTTAAGTGTAAGTATCACAGGAAAAAATGAAAAATCAAACACTTTAAATATAGAGGTACAAAAAGAAAGTGTACAAAATATATCTGATGATATGTCAGTAGAAACTTCTATTAAAAATGGAGATAGTTTCTACTTTGGAGAAAAAATTGTATATGAAGAAAACTTTTTAACAACTGTAAATATAAATT comes from Fusobacterium necrogenes and encodes:
- a CDS encoding aminotransferase class V-fold PLP-dependent enzyme — its product is MIYFDNAATTLYKPEEVVKAMISAMTFMGNVGRGNTSASIAASHTVFKTRENLAKFFNIKDSSRIAFTSNSTEALNIAIKGTLKNGDNVITTMLEHNSVLRPLYEMEEKGVELSFVKADKLGNISYEEMESLIKNNTKAIICTHGSNLTGNLIDIKKVGEICKKYNLLFIVDASQTAGVFPVDVEDMNIDVLCFTGHKSLLGPQGTGGIFVRESVEIKPLKSGGTGILTYSKSQPQIMPTYLEAGTLNGHGIAGLNAGIEFINKIGMNKIREKEDSLMWRFYNGVKNLPHIKIYGDFSKKERCPIVTLNIGEYDSGDIAEELLNFGISTRAGGHCAPLMHEALGTVEQGAVRFSFGYFNTEEEVDEVIKIIKNIISNI
- a CDS encoding AAA family ATPase produces the protein MENLKEKIEITRGNILKLEKEIQKKIVGQDDMVRKILIGILTGNHILLEGLPGLAKSLTVNTLAQTLGLKFSRIQFTPDLLPSDIIGTEIYNEKTGEFYTKKGPIFANIILADEINRAPAKVQSALLEAMQEKQITIANETFKLDKPFIVLATQNPIEQDGTYPLPEAQQDRFLMKVKIEYPTKEEEKNILKLLTSTTDFDSIEIEEVLNKDKIEELKQLIKEIHIDEKLMDYILDIIFKTRESNQYISCGASPRASIALVVSAKANAFLEGRDFVIPQDIKKVIFDVLRHRIILTYEAEAEGKDVENIITDIMEGVELP
- a CDS encoding DUF58 domain-containing protein, which codes for MNKEEILKKIKKIEIASSLLANEIFSGNYRSYFKGNGMEFSDIRRYAPGDDVKKIDWKVSARQRKTYIKEFTEEREMSIYLLIDISSSNNFPAKQDLISQLVGSLAFSAIKNNDKVGAIFFSDDIEKVIPLKKGKKQGLIILDNFLSITPKGKGTDISKVLYSFNKISKQRAIVFLISDFIDENYEKAIKLVSQKHDLIPLRIADRKFETLPKGAIFTMSDAETGEEIVIENFDSNYHIEEELPKNILTLYTDENYVIKLANYFKRRRRV
- a CDS encoding vWA domain-containing protein, with amino-acid sequence MFKFASPYFLLLIPIIIYLFFRKQKVKGIKIPGIKPLKEFRLRSKKYLIGKILILFSLILMCIALARPQIISENKIIKKEGIDIVVALDLSQSMLQRDFKPNRLETAKKLLEEFIDKRVNDRISLVVFGGDAYTKVPLTFDHNVVKDITSKLTTDDITSNNRTAIGMGLGVSLNRLKDSEAKSKVIILMTDGENNSGEMSPMGASEIAKELGIKIYTIGIGAREIQIRVPFGHTTVKNTELDENLLKNIASTTGGEYFRAGSEKEFQEIFNKIDSLEKTKIDGRSYYEKDELYENILKIALLLLVIGAFFEYKKYIKIP
- a CDS encoding vWA domain-containing protein gives rise to the protein MEFGNLQNSIYLIFPLILLLIMILGMRKRKDILNVLKLRNKRRISIIKILLLTLGSVLVVISLLSPQKEIEDEEIEVKGMNIYVLIDTSRSMLTEDVYPNRLEAGKRVLTNLIQSLKGDRIGFIPFSDSAYIQMPLTDDYNITQNYINTIDTTLISGGGTELYQALELAEKSFKEIGSENKAVIVISDGGDFDKKSLDFVKENKIDVYSIGVGTKEGNVIPEYLNGVKRGFIKDESGSAVISKLNSDFLQKISNENNGKYYEVNNLVDTSKNFVNDTINLERKSQRNEKTKNYEKYFQYPLALGILFILIGYLLKEVIKDEE